From the genome of Acidobacteriota bacterium, one region includes:
- a CDS encoding ATP-binding cassette domain-containing protein, with translation MFNSPLLVLVCSLLALALALLILAIRRRRWARTVSAGVASSPSEPAPQESSLPLIELNDVYKSFGSQKVLNRVSLKIQRAETLGILGMSGGGKSVMLQLIVGLLWPDQGEIRFKGRSLEEMSESDLLDVRRRVSYVFQSGAVFDFLSVGENIAFPLRERGMADEEQIDRRVEELLDAVELEGMGDQEYDELSLGSKKQVAIARAIATNPEAILYDEPTTGVDPMIGKTLSRLIRKLNLQNNLTSVVVTHDLQCLATVSDRIILLKDGRIHFEGDLEALYSSSDPFVQAFITGRHPDGMIEN, from the coding sequence ATGTTCAACAGCCCCCTTCTTGTTCTTGTCTGCAGCCTTCTGGCGCTGGCTCTCGCTTTGCTGATCCTGGCGATCAGAAGGCGCCGGTGGGCACGGACCGTTTCCGCTGGCGTCGCCTCGAGTCCTTCCGAGCCGGCGCCGCAGGAGTCCTCCCTCCCCCTCATCGAGTTGAACGACGTCTACAAATCCTTTGGCTCACAGAAAGTCCTGAACCGGGTGAGCTTGAAGATCCAACGCGCCGAAACCCTGGGGATCCTGGGGATGAGCGGGGGCGGCAAGAGCGTCATGCTCCAGCTCATCGTCGGGTTGCTCTGGCCGGACCAGGGCGAAATTCGTTTCAAGGGCCGGAGTCTGGAAGAGATGAGTGAAAGTGACCTGCTGGACGTTCGCAGACGGGTCTCCTACGTCTTCCAAAGCGGCGCCGTCTTCGATTTTCTCAGCGTGGGCGAGAACATCGCCTTTCCCTTGCGGGAACGGGGCATGGCGGACGAGGAGCAGATCGACCGGCGTGTCGAAGAGTTGTTGGACGCCGTGGAGCTGGAAGGGATGGGAGACCAGGAGTACGACGAGTTGAGCTTGGGCTCCAAGAAGCAGGTGGCGATCGCTCGCGCCATCGCCACCAATCCTGAGGCGATCCTTTACGACGAGCCCACCACGGGGGTGGACCCCATGATCGGCAAGACGCTGTCCCGCCTGATCCGCAAGCTGAACCTCCAGAACAACCTCACCTCGGTGGTGGTCACCCACGACCTGCAGTGTCTGGCCACCGTGTCCGACCGGATCATTCTGCTCAAGGACGGCCGTATCCATTTCGAAGGAGACCTGGAGGCGCTTTACTCCTCATCCGACCCCTTCGTGCAGGCGTTCATCACGGGCCGGCATCCGGACGGGATGATTGAGAACTGA
- the thiC gene encoding phosphomethylpyrimidine synthase ThiC has protein sequence MSKRRSKNGNGSVNLPNPIRPFPASRKVYVQGSRSDLRVPMREIQLKGGQSNGHAASGASRFTVYDTSGPYTDLNATPQISHGLFPIRLPWIRERQDTVELPRPSSGYVRERAADPRLKEVSFPPRRNPLRARPGGNVTQMHYARKGIVTPEMEFIAIRENARRSQFGSQPVDDRLRSQHPGNSFGSSIPHDITPEFVRDEVARGRAIIPSNINHPELEPMIIGRNFLVKINANIGNSAVGSSVQEEVEKMVWATHWGSDTVMDLSTGANIHETREWIIRNSPVPIGTVPIYQALEKVGGRPEELTWELFRDTLVEQAEQGVDYFTIHAGVLLRYVPLTANRMTGIVSRGGSILAKWCLTHHAENFLYTHFEDICQIMKAYDVCFSLGDGLRPGSIADANDEAQFAELRTLGELTRIAWENDVQVMIEGPGHVPMHLIRINMEKELEECSEAPFYTLGPLTTDIAPGYDHLTSAIGAAMIGWYGCAMLCYVTPKEHLGLPDRNDVKEGVLAYKIAAHAADLAKGHPGAQARDNVLSRARFEFHWEDQFNLSLDPERAREYHDETLPAQGAKVAHFCSMCGPRFCSMQITQELREYARERGLDHQAALEAGLQDKSQQFREASEGVYP, from the coding sequence ATGAGCAAGAGAAGATCCAAGAACGGCAACGGATCAGTCAATCTTCCCAATCCCATTCGGCCGTTCCCGGCTTCCCGAAAGGTCTACGTGCAAGGGAGCCGGAGCGACCTGAGAGTGCCCATGCGGGAGATTCAACTGAAGGGAGGCCAGAGCAACGGTCACGCCGCGTCCGGGGCCTCCCGATTCACCGTCTACGACACCTCGGGACCCTACACCGATCTGAACGCCACCCCTCAGATCAGCCACGGCCTTTTCCCCATCCGTCTTCCCTGGATTCGGGAACGGCAGGACACGGTGGAGCTTCCTCGGCCCAGCTCCGGATACGTCCGGGAGCGCGCCGCAGATCCCCGGCTGAAAGAGGTCTCGTTCCCCCCGCGCAGGAACCCGTTGCGGGCCCGACCGGGCGGCAACGTAACGCAGATGCATTACGCCCGCAAAGGGATCGTGACGCCTGAGATGGAGTTCATCGCCATCCGGGAAAACGCACGCCGATCCCAGTTCGGATCCCAACCGGTGGACGACCGCCTTCGTTCCCAACATCCGGGGAATTCGTTCGGCAGCTCGATCCCCCACGACATCACGCCCGAATTCGTGCGGGACGAAGTGGCCCGGGGGCGGGCCATCATTCCGTCCAACATCAACCACCCGGAGTTGGAGCCCATGATCATCGGGCGCAACTTCCTGGTGAAGATCAACGCCAACATCGGCAATTCGGCGGTAGGTTCGTCGGTCCAGGAAGAAGTCGAGAAGATGGTCTGGGCCACCCACTGGGGATCCGACACGGTAATGGACCTTTCCACCGGAGCCAACATCCACGAGACTCGGGAGTGGATCATCCGAAACTCTCCGGTTCCCATCGGCACCGTGCCCATTTACCAGGCCTTGGAGAAGGTGGGCGGGCGGCCCGAGGAACTGACTTGGGAACTGTTTCGCGACACTCTGGTGGAGCAGGCCGAACAGGGGGTCGACTACTTTACGATCCACGCCGGAGTGCTGTTGCGCTACGTGCCGCTGACGGCGAACCGGATGACCGGGATCGTCTCCCGCGGAGGCTCCATATTGGCCAAGTGGTGCCTGACGCATCATGCCGAGAACTTCCTCTACACCCACTTCGAAGACATCTGCCAGATCATGAAGGCGTACGACGTCTGCTTCAGCCTGGGCGACGGGCTGCGGCCCGGCTCCATCGCCGACGCCAACGACGAGGCCCAGTTCGCCGAACTCAGGACCCTGGGAGAGCTGACCCGGATCGCCTGGGAGAACGACGTGCAGGTCATGATCGAAGGACCCGGACACGTCCCCATGCACCTGATCCGGATCAACATGGAGAAGGAACTGGAGGAGTGCAGCGAGGCGCCCTTCTATACTCTGGGTCCCCTGACCACCGACATCGCCCCTGGATACGACCATCTGACCTCGGCCATCGGCGCCGCCATGATCGGCTGGTACGGTTGCGCCATGCTCTGCTACGTCACCCCCAAGGAGCATCTGGGACTGCCTGACAGGAACGACGTGAAGGAGGGAGTGCTGGCGTACAAGATCGCGGCTCACGCCGCCGATCTGGCCAAGGGGCATCCCGGGGCCCAGGCCCGTGACAACGTCCTGTCCCGGGCCCGCTTCGAGTTTCACTGGGAAGACCAGTTCAACCTTTCTCTCGATCCCGAACGAGCCCGGGAATACCACGACGAGACCCTTCCGGCGCAGGGGGCCAAGGTCGCCCACTTCTGTTCCATGTGCGGACCTCGATTCTGCTCCATGCAGATCACCCAGGAACTTCGCGAATATGCACGGGAACGGGGTCTGGACCATCAGGCCGCGCTGGAGGCGGGACTCCAGGACAAGTCTCAACAGTTCCGGGAGGCTTCGGAAGGGGTCTACCCTTGA
- a CDS encoding M28 family peptidase — MTRFRASNLVLLATGSLLAISFCIAGLTDDLGEGGVSSISESDLRSTVAFLASEELQGRRPGSPFGRVASRYLAHRFQLLGLEPAGDGDSYFQHFRLVRMELGERNSLEIRLPDGASPRKPELFSEFCPDPLSARGPSRGPVVFAGYGIVAPELGYDDYDGLDVRDRVVMVVRHEPGEKDPESPFQGVVATEHSLTREKILRAQERGAAGVLLAPHALHHTQRRGLKRLARYFWPEQGLTRRHSLEIWSDAVTIPVHYVSAELADSMLETQGTTLKEIQQKIDRDYRPQSLVLEGVEARLESETAPHTTEVRNVLATLPGVDPRLNQEVVVVGAHFDHLGADQGEVYYGADDNASGTAGLLEIAEAFARNTQGPRRSVLFAGWDAEESGLLGSYYYVARPTYPLERTVAKFQMDMIGRDQEVPDSQDRRFQGLEQQSAKQNRNSVNVLGYSRSSDLRDRVREANRRVGLELRFRYDDHAMSLIRRSDHWPFLAHGVPAALFHTGLHPDYHRTSDTVDKLNFAKMEKVTRLVYLTARRTADAVSKPRLNP; from the coding sequence GTGACCCGATTCCGGGCGTCGAATCTGGTGCTTCTGGCAACCGGCTCCCTCCTGGCCATTTCCTTTTGTATCGCCGGCCTCACCGACGATCTCGGCGAGGGGGGCGTTTCCAGCATCAGCGAATCCGACCTGAGGTCGACGGTCGCGTTTCTGGCCTCGGAGGAACTCCAGGGGCGCCGCCCCGGATCTCCGTTCGGCCGGGTCGCGTCGCGGTACCTCGCCCACCGGTTCCAACTGTTGGGTCTGGAACCGGCCGGTGACGGGGATTCCTACTTCCAGCACTTCAGGCTGGTGCGGATGGAGCTGGGCGAGCGCAACTCCCTGGAGATCCGGCTACCGGACGGCGCTTCCCCAAGGAAGCCCGAGCTGTTCTCAGAATTCTGCCCGGACCCCCTGTCGGCCCGGGGCCCGTCCCGCGGCCCGGTGGTCTTCGCCGGCTACGGCATCGTGGCACCCGAGTTGGGATATGACGACTACGACGGTCTCGACGTCAGGGACAGGGTCGTCATGGTGGTGCGTCACGAGCCCGGCGAGAAGGATCCGGAGAGTCCCTTCCAGGGAGTCGTCGCCACCGAGCACAGCTTGACGCGCGAAAAAATCCTCAGGGCTCAGGAACGGGGGGCTGCCGGCGTTCTCCTGGCGCCGCACGCGCTCCATCACACCCAACGGAGAGGGCTCAAGCGATTGGCCCGGTACTTCTGGCCCGAGCAGGGTCTCACCCGCCGGCATTCCCTGGAGATCTGGTCTGACGCCGTCACCATCCCGGTGCATTACGTCTCCGCCGAGTTGGCGGATTCCATGTTGGAAACGCAGGGAACGACTCTGAAGGAAATCCAGCAGAAGATCGATCGGGACTATCGGCCTCAGAGCCTGGTTTTGGAGGGCGTGGAAGCGCGCCTGGAATCGGAAACGGCGCCCCATACGACGGAGGTTCGCAACGTCCTGGCCACTCTCCCGGGAGTCGATCCCCGGCTCAACCAGGAGGTGGTGGTGGTGGGAGCCCATTTTGACCATCTCGGCGCCGACCAAGGAGAGGTCTACTACGGCGCCGACGACAATGCCAGCGGCACGGCGGGTCTTCTGGAAATTGCGGAAGCCTTCGCCCGGAACACGCAGGGGCCCCGGCGCTCCGTCCTCTTCGCCGGTTGGGACGCCGAAGAATCAGGCTTGCTGGGCTCCTACTACTATGTGGCGCGGCCCACCTATCCCCTGGAACGGACCGTCGCCAAGTTCCAAATGGACATGATCGGCCGCGACCAGGAGGTCCCCGACTCCCAGGACCGCCGATTTCAGGGCCTGGAGCAGCAGAGTGCGAAACAGAACCGGAACTCGGTGAACGTCCTGGGCTACAGCCGAAGCAGCGATCTGCGGGACCGGGTCCGGGAAGCCAACCGCCGGGTCGGGTTGGAGCTGCGTTTCCGCTACGACGATCACGCCATGAGCCTGATTCGGCGCAGCGATCACTGGCCCTTCCTGGCCCACGGGGTTCCGGCGGCCTTGTTCCACACCGGACTCCATCCGGACTACCACCGGACTTCGGACACGGTCGACAAACTCAATTTCGCCAAGATGGAAAAGGTGACGCGACTCGTGTATCTCACGGCCAGGAGGACGGCCGACGCAGTCTCGAAACCCCGGCTAAACCCGTAG
- the hisH gene encoding imidazole glycerol phosphate synthase subunit HisH, which translates to MIVVVDYEAGNLYNVGNALAYLGVDFVFSGNPERVARASKVILPGVGSARAAMDSLREQGLVPVIQRLRVPFLGICLGLQILFDVSDEEDTPCLGVMGGRVRSFDDSRVKVPHIGWNQIRRSGSSPAEAGAGRLLDGIPDDSYFYFVHSYYAPSGSAETVAVTDYSGSFASMVSRKNFWGVQFHPERSGEPGLRVLKNFVAVGEPCS; encoded by the coding sequence ATGATCGTCGTCGTGGATTACGAGGCTGGAAATCTCTACAACGTGGGCAACGCCTTGGCCTATCTGGGTGTGGACTTCGTCTTTTCCGGGAATCCCGAGCGGGTCGCAAGGGCTTCCAAGGTGATCCTTCCCGGAGTGGGCTCGGCCCGGGCCGCCATGGATTCCTTGCGGGAGCAGGGACTGGTCCCGGTCATTCAACGGCTCCGGGTTCCGTTCCTGGGGATCTGCCTGGGTCTGCAGATCCTGTTCGACGTCTCCGACGAGGAGGACACCCCCTGTCTGGGGGTCATGGGCGGCCGCGTGCGGAGCTTCGACGATTCCAGGGTCAAGGTGCCTCATATCGGATGGAACCAGATCCGGCGCAGCGGTTCTTCGCCGGCCGAGGCGGGTGCAGGCAGGTTGCTCGACGGCATTCCTGACGATTCCTACTTCTATTTCGTGCACAGCTACTACGCTCCTTCCGGTTCGGCCGAGACGGTGGCGGTCACCGACTATTCCGGTTCCTTCGCCTCCATGGTTTCCCGGAAGAATTTCTGGGGCGTCCAGTTTCATCCGGAGCGGTCAGGCGAGCCGGGGCTCCGGGTGCTCAAGAACTTTGTCGCGGTGGGTGAGCCATGCTCGTAA
- a CDS encoding YerC/YecD family TrpR-related protein, whose amino-acid sequence METILEENEALWELFDAMSRLKGREEYALFFRDLCTMGELTAMAERWQVARLVAREIPYREIHRLTGVSTATITRIAHWLRYGEGGYRLMIRRLGGIEPPQAGSKEIPHRPGPPDAR is encoded by the coding sequence ATGGAAACCATATTGGAGGAGAACGAGGCTCTCTGGGAGCTCTTCGACGCCATGTCCCGTCTCAAGGGCAGAGAGGAGTACGCCCTCTTCTTTCGAGATCTCTGTACCATGGGGGAACTCACGGCCATGGCCGAACGTTGGCAGGTCGCCCGGTTGGTGGCGCGGGAGATCCCCTACCGGGAGATCCATCGGCTCACGGGAGTCAGCACGGCGACCATCACCCGGATCGCCCATTGGCTTCGATACGGCGAAGGCGGCTACCGGTTGATGATCCGGCGATTGGGTGGAATCGAACCGCCGCAAGCGGGGTCCAAGGAGATTCCCCACCGGCCCGGTCCGCCGGACGCCCGATAG
- the hisB gene encoding imidazoleglycerol-phosphate dehydratase HisB, protein MKRTALVDRKTRETQVRIELNLDGQGRFSARLEAGFLSHMLELLALHSSMDLRVRGDGDLQVDGHHLIEDVGIVLGQALKQALGEKRGIRRYGWTLLPMDEVLVAVALDLGGRFAFHTDYRPAREKVGDLATEMAPHFFRSLAVEAGANLHIQFLNPGENEHHRIEAMFKGFGRALRTAVSLDPDAGGKIPSTKGSL, encoded by the coding sequence GTGAAGAGAACAGCATTGGTCGATCGAAAAACCAGAGAAACCCAGGTTCGGATCGAGCTGAATCTGGACGGCCAGGGCCGCTTCTCGGCCCGGTTGGAGGCCGGCTTCCTGAGTCACATGCTGGAGCTGTTGGCCTTGCACTCTTCCATGGATCTCCGGGTCCGGGGCGACGGAGACCTGCAGGTCGACGGCCATCACCTGATCGAGGACGTGGGGATCGTCCTGGGTCAGGCGTTGAAACAGGCCTTGGGAGAGAAGCGGGGAATCCGCCGCTACGGGTGGACATTGCTGCCCATGGACGAGGTCCTGGTGGCGGTGGCCCTGGATCTGGGAGGCCGCTTCGCTTTCCATACCGACTACCGCCCCGCGAGAGAGAAAGTGGGAGACCTGGCCACCGAAATGGCGCCGCATTTCTTCCGGTCACTCGCCGTCGAGGCGGGCGCCAACCTCCACATCCAGTTCCTCAATCCGGGAGAGAACGAACACCATCGGATCGAGGCCATGTTCAAAGGATTCGGCCGGGCTCTGCGCACTGCCGTGAGTCTCGATCCCGACGCCGGAGGGAAGATCCCCTCCACCAAGGGGAGTCTATGA
- the hisF gene encoding imidazole glycerol phosphate synthase subunit HisF, with amino-acid sequence MLAKRIIPCLDVAGGRVVKGIHFVDLRDAGDPVELGRRYYREGADELVFLDITATVEERKTTLHWVRRVADSIFIPFTVGGGITSLARIRELLRAGADKVSMNSAAVKRPELIRESSRAFGAQCIVLAVDVKRHGKSWKVYIGGGRYETDWDGLEWIRRGAELGAGEILLTSMDRDGTQSGYDLELLQKVDSLVRIPVIASGGAGSPQHLLDGVRIGRADAILAASIFHYDQYSIAAVKEFLAERGIPVRPVPRVAAK; translated from the coding sequence GTGTTGGCTAAGCGCATCATTCCGTGCCTCGACGTCGCTGGCGGGCGCGTGGTCAAAGGCATCCATTTCGTGGACCTGAGGGATGCCGGGGACCCGGTGGAGCTGGGCCGGCGGTATTACCGGGAGGGAGCGGACGAGTTGGTGTTCCTGGACATCACCGCAACCGTCGAGGAGCGGAAGACGACCCTGCACTGGGTCCGAAGAGTCGCCGACTCCATCTTCATACCCTTTACCGTCGGAGGAGGGATCACCTCGCTGGCGCGAATCCGGGAACTGCTTCGGGCGGGGGCCGACAAGGTGTCCATGAACAGCGCGGCGGTCAAGCGGCCGGAACTGATCCGGGAATCCTCCCGGGCCTTCGGCGCCCAATGCATCGTGCTGGCGGTGGACGTGAAACGGCACGGAAAGTCGTGGAAGGTCTACATCGGGGGCGGACGCTACGAGACCGATTGGGACGGTTTGGAATGGATCCGGCGAGGCGCCGAGCTGGGGGCCGGCGAGATTCTCCTCACCTCCATGGATCGTGACGGGACCCAGTCCGGATACGACCTGGAGTTGTTGCAGAAGGTCGATTCACTGGTCCGGATTCCGGTCATCGCCTCGGGCGGAGCCGGTTCTCCGCAACATCTCTTGGACGGGGTCCGGATCGGACGGGCCGACGCCATCCTCGCGGCCAGCATCTTCCATTACGACCAGTACTCCATCGCCGCCGTGAAGGAGTTCCTGGCGGAACGCGGAATCCCGGTTCGTCCGGTTCCCCGGGTCGCCGCCAAGTGA
- the hisA gene encoding 1-(5-phosphoribosyl)-5-[(5-phosphoribosylamino)methylideneamino]imidazole-4-carboxamide isomerase: MLVIPAIDLVDGKCVRLVRGEFHRQKVYSGDPVDQALEFQEAGLTRIHVVDLEGARFGEGRNRNSIRRILSRVRATVQIGGGIREEADVSQLLDWGAGHLILGTSVLETPERVEGWISKWGPSPFIVSVDLRRGRLQAQGWERESSLALEAVLRRILDWGIEQIICTDVEQDGMLKRPGYAACRTILGLLPAHVLLVAAGGVTTPGHLSRLDGMGVGGAIIGRAFYEGKISLEEMARVG; the protein is encoded by the coding sequence ATGCTCGTAATCCCGGCCATCGATCTGGTGGATGGAAAATGCGTGCGCCTGGTTCGAGGCGAATTCCATCGCCAGAAGGTCTACTCGGGGGACCCGGTGGACCAGGCCCTGGAGTTCCAGGAGGCGGGTCTGACGCGAATTCACGTGGTGGACCTGGAAGGCGCCCGCTTTGGGGAAGGCCGCAACCGGAATTCGATCCGCAGGATTCTCTCCCGAGTGCGGGCCACCGTCCAGATCGGCGGCGGCATTCGTGAGGAAGCGGATGTCTCCCAGCTCCTGGACTGGGGCGCCGGCCATCTGATCCTCGGCACGTCGGTCCTGGAGACCCCGGAAAGGGTGGAGGGATGGATCTCCAAATGGGGACCCTCTCCCTTCATCGTGAGTGTCGACCTGCGCCGCGGCCGCCTCCAGGCGCAGGGTTGGGAGCGGGAGAGCAGCCTGGCGTTGGAGGCCGTGCTCCGGAGAATTCTGGACTGGGGCATCGAGCAGATCATCTGCACCGACGTGGAACAGGACGGAATGCTCAAACGCCCCGGGTACGCAGCCTGCCGGACAATCTTGGGATTGTTGCCTGCTCACGTGTTGCTGGTGGCGGCCGGCGGCGTCACGACACCCGGGCACCTTTCCAGGCTCGACGGAATGGGTGTGGGGGGAGCCATTATCGGCCGGGCGTTCTACGAGGGGAAGATCTCATTGGAGGAGATGGCTCGTGTTGGCTAA
- the hisC gene encoding histidinol-phosphate transaminase — MQVRELVRRNILELKAYRSARDEVQEGVLLDANESPFPVDWRGIQLNRYPDPNQTRLREALAAYTGARPEQVVAGCGSDEVLDWIFKIFCQPGEDQVAVVEPTYGMYRVMAQTFGVSLVESRLDRAQRLDADAFLKEVPASVKVAFLCSPNNPTGDLLGTGQILKLCREWKGIVVLDEAYVEFSETPSLVEQVEVYPNLVVMRTLSKAFGRAALRLGYAVASPLVTSFFLKVKAPYNLSSLVMQKGLEALDGWERHRDTWRGIRRERERLARELAAIPGLGRIFPSQSNFLLFDCPGAGSICRKLREAGIVVRDRSDLPGLSECIRVSVGTREENDLFLRELRRILP; from the coding sequence ATGCAGGTACGCGAACTGGTGAGACGGAACATCCTGGAACTCAAGGCCTACCGGTCGGCCCGCGACGAAGTGCAGGAGGGTGTTCTGCTGGACGCCAACGAGAGTCCTTTCCCAGTGGACTGGCGGGGGATCCAACTGAACCGCTATCCGGATCCCAACCAGACCCGACTGAGGGAAGCGCTGGCGGCCTACACCGGCGCCCGTCCCGAGCAGGTGGTGGCCGGTTGCGGATCGGACGAGGTGTTGGACTGGATCTTCAAGATCTTCTGCCAGCCCGGTGAGGACCAGGTTGCCGTCGTCGAGCCCACCTACGGGATGTACCGGGTCATGGCGCAGACCTTCGGAGTCTCTCTCGTCGAGTCGCGCCTGGACCGGGCCCAACGTCTCGATGCCGACGCCTTCCTGAAGGAGGTGCCGGCTTCGGTGAAGGTGGCGTTTCTCTGTTCCCCCAACAATCCGACCGGCGATCTTCTGGGAACCGGGCAGATTCTGAAGCTGTGCCGGGAATGGAAGGGGATCGTCGTGCTGGACGAGGCCTACGTGGAGTTCTCCGAGACTCCGTCTCTGGTCGAACAGGTGGAGGTCTATCCGAATCTGGTGGTGATGAGGACGCTGTCGAAGGCGTTCGGCAGGGCGGCCCTGAGGCTGGGATACGCGGTGGCGAGCCCCCTGGTGACCTCTTTTTTCCTCAAGGTCAAGGCGCCCTACAATCTCAGCTCGCTGGTGATGCAAAAGGGGTTGGAAGCCCTGGATGGTTGGGAGCGGCACAGGGACACCTGGCGGGGGATCCGCCGGGAGCGGGAGCGGTTGGCTCGAGAGCTGGCCGCGATTCCGGGCCTGGGGCGGATCTTTCCGTCTCAAAGCAATTTTCTCCTGTTCGACTGCCCTGGAGCCGGCTCCATCTGCAGGAAGCTCCGGGAGGCGGGTATCGTGGTCCGGGACCGCAGCGATCTGCCCGGGTTGTCCGAATGCATCCGGGTGAGCGTCGGCACTCGGGAGGAAAACGACCTGTTTCTGAGGGAGTTGCGTCGAATTCTGCCCTGA
- the hisD gene encoding histidinol dehydrogenase produces MNVYDYSRLSGRQISNLCRRNPVGDPDLLKVCSRIFSAVEEKGDDAVREYTLRFDRAEIREPRVARTEFESALGQVSPVRLEALQRAASNIRAFHAAQGLREGILEVEPGITCWREQRPIERVGLYVPGGTAVLPSTVLMLGVPAMLAGCPRVVLCTPPRGDGSVTPEVLAAASIAGVREVFRIGGAQAIAALCFGTSSVPRVDKILGPGSPVVQTAKLLAQQRGVAIDMVAGPSEVLVVADDTARPGFVAADLISQAEHGADSLAILVSPSLEVIDRVKRELDLRLGDLPRRDMAAAALGSSFAVRTSSLEEALEFANRYAPEHLILQVREPKRWVARVQAAGSVFLGPWSPEVAGDYASGTNHTLPTSGLARSFSGVSLDSFVKQITFQELSRQGLRSLAPTLEVMAELEQLEGHRRAVEVRIGSGEAGRIPAGD; encoded by the coding sequence ATGAACGTTTACGACTATTCGCGGTTGTCCGGCAGACAGATCTCGAATCTTTGCCGCCGCAACCCCGTAGGAGACCCGGACCTTCTCAAGGTCTGCAGCCGGATTTTCTCGGCTGTCGAAGAGAAGGGTGACGATGCCGTCCGGGAGTACACCCTCCGATTCGACAGGGCGGAGATCCGGGAGCCCCGGGTCGCGAGGACGGAGTTCGAATCGGCCCTGGGACAGGTGTCGCCCGTCCGGCTGGAGGCCCTGCAACGGGCGGCGTCCAACATACGGGCGTTTCACGCCGCCCAGGGTCTGAGGGAAGGCATCCTGGAGGTGGAGCCGGGAATCACCTGCTGGCGGGAACAGCGGCCCATCGAAAGAGTCGGCCTCTATGTGCCGGGTGGAACGGCCGTCCTCCCTTCCACCGTTCTGATGCTTGGAGTCCCCGCAATGTTGGCCGGTTGTCCGCGAGTGGTCCTCTGCACGCCCCCGCGCGGCGACGGCTCGGTGACTCCCGAGGTTCTGGCGGCCGCGTCCATTGCCGGGGTCCGCGAGGTGTTCCGGATTGGCGGCGCCCAGGCCATCGCGGCCCTCTGTTTCGGCACCTCTTCGGTGCCCCGGGTGGACAAGATCCTGGGACCCGGCAGTCCCGTCGTTCAAACGGCCAAGCTGTTGGCCCAACAGCGGGGAGTCGCCATCGACATGGTGGCTGGTCCCAGCGAGGTCCTGGTGGTGGCGGACGATACGGCTCGACCCGGCTTCGTGGCCGCGGACCTCATCTCCCAGGCCGAGCACGGAGCCGACAGCCTGGCCATTCTGGTCTCACCTTCGCTTGAGGTCATCGATCGAGTCAAACGGGAATTGGACCTCCGCCTCGGGGACCTCCCACGGCGGGATATGGCAGCGGCGGCTCTGGGATCGAGTTTCGCAGTGCGGACCTCGTCGCTGGAGGAGGCCTTGGAGTTCGCCAATCGGTATGCGCCGGAGCACCTGATCCTTCAGGTGCGCGAGCCGAAACGATGGGTTGCACGGGTTCAAGCCGCCGGATCGGTCTTCCTGGGTCCCTGGTCTCCCGAGGTGGCGGGGGACTACGCCTCGGGGACCAACCACACGCTGCCCACCTCGGGTCTGGCCCGGAGTTTTTCGGGAGTCTCCCTGGACAGTTTCGTCAAGCAGATCACATTCCAGGAATTGAGCCGGCAAGGGCTCCGCTCGCTGGCCCCCACCTTGGAGGTGATGGCCGAGCTGGAACAGTTGGAGGGACATCGGCGGGCGGTCGAGGTGCGGATCGGAAGCGGGGAAGCCGGGCGGATTCCGGCGGGAGACTGA
- the tpx gene encoding thiol peroxidase, translating to MTVERSNAVTLKGNPFTLVGPELEAGSPAPDFQALSTDLTPVTLSDTGNSVRVFSVVPSLDTPVCDTQTRRFNEEAAKLPGVKIYTISMDLPFAQSRWCSAAGVKNLSMLSDHREASFTQNYGTLIKELRLASRALFVVDAEGVIRHVEYVGEVTEQPDYDAALDAIAGAG from the coding sequence ATGACGGTTGAAAGATCCAATGCAGTGACGCTCAAAGGCAATCCCTTCACCCTGGTGGGACCTGAACTCGAAGCGGGAAGCCCAGCTCCCGATTTCCAGGCCCTCTCTACCGACCTGACCCCGGTCACACTTTCCGACACCGGGAATTCCGTGCGCGTGTTCAGCGTGGTCCCCTCGCTGGATACGCCCGTCTGCGACACGCAGACCAGGCGCTTCAACGAGGAAGCAGCGAAACTGCCGGGCGTGAAGATCTACACCATCAGCATGGATCTTCCCTTTGCCCAGAGCCGCTGGTGTTCCGCCGCCGGCGTCAAGAACCTCTCCATGCTTTCCGATCACCGAGAGGCGTCGTTCACGCAGAACTACGGGACCTTGATCAAGGAGTTGCGCTTGGCCAGCCGCGCCCTGTTCGTGGTCGATGCCGAAGGGGTGATCCGGCACGTCGAATATGTCGGTGAGGTGACCGAGCAGCCGGACTACGACGCTGCTCTGGACGCCATCGCCGGCGCCGGTTAG